The following are encoded together in the Cyanobacterium aponinum PCC 10605 genome:
- a CDS encoding DEAD/DEAH box helicase, producing MSILHGSFLIKKEEKYFIIWGEKWRNIEKEKFDLEAEFLYIYPFLIEDKQELGELLKQNSLGGIISDEAINNEDPESFWQWEMALFPVQKKPKSKTVIPLLYEHYLGISNKLSSVILYPWDVCGVKLSMDQLLRLLQQLPLNKVDYIAPDLRFWSHVYRWSLDLICRQKFIPSIDEKNNCFWQPLLDSNIDQGRLAHFIQLMPSICRCYVENEDDPNIPQQKLILEFLATILDAQIRCLLTNISTPVNNELMVQTWLESLNSEEKSKCHLSSLDNKRLQMAFDNWTLPIQENLISSDYQLVKKQYRLCFKLQPPSGQNQTDNYDNWKLDYYLQAIDNPDFLIPTEQIWLHPHPQLEIGDRIIDNPQEIILKGLGLAAKFYEPIAESLQESMPNYCSLNAISAYQFIRSAVWQLQDNGLGIILPNGLNSGVDEKRLGVKIEAKVNLKKGERLNLNTLLNYNLKVAVGDKTLTKKEFQNLLAQKSPIVEIDGQWLALQPADVKAAEDILNNTDSGTNLTVEDALRLSSGNSETIAKLPVVAFESSGALADLINSINDNQKVEVLSSPKDFQGTLRPYQELGFSWLYFLQKWNLGGCLADDMGLGKTIQLIAFILTLKEKKELNKPSLIVAPTSVLNNWAREIKKFAPSLNALIHHGDNRSKEKEFVKTSKKLDIIITSYSLVYRDFDTLNLVEWQGIILDEAQNIKNPQAKQTQAVHELNSEFRIALTGTPVENRLSELWSILEFLNPGYLGTQQFFQRRFTLPIEKYGDQHSLQTLRSLVQPFILRRLKTDKNIIQDLPEKQEMNVYCGLSSEQAQLYQNLVDESLEKINETTGIKRHGLVLTLLMKLKQVCNHPAHLLKEEKLNFSSRSGKLLRLEEMLEEVVAEGDRSLIFTQFAEWGNLLQPYLRKKLGVEVLFLSGSTKTEKRQEMVDRFQNDPQGPPIFILSLKAGGTGLNLTRANHVFHYDRWWNPAVENQATDRAYRIGQKQNVQVHKFVCSGTLEEKINDILESKQQLAEQTINSGEDWLTNLDTDQLRELLILERSAII from the coding sequence ATGTCAATTTTACATGGAAGTTTTTTAATTAAAAAAGAAGAAAAATACTTTATTATTTGGGGAGAAAAGTGGAGAAATATAGAGAAAGAAAAGTTTGATTTAGAGGCAGAGTTTTTATATATTTACCCTTTTTTAATTGAAGATAAGCAAGAATTAGGTGAGCTTTTAAAACAGAATTCTTTGGGCGGTATAATTTCTGATGAAGCTATAAATAATGAAGATCCTGAATCTTTTTGGCAGTGGGAAATGGCTTTATTTCCTGTTCAGAAAAAACCAAAATCAAAAACGGTTATACCTCTCCTTTATGAGCATTATTTGGGTATTAGCAATAAATTAAGTTCTGTTATTCTCTATCCTTGGGATGTGTGCGGAGTTAAGTTAAGCATGGATCAACTCTTAAGGCTATTACAACAGTTACCCTTAAATAAAGTAGATTATATAGCCCCTGATCTAAGATTTTGGAGTCATGTTTATCGTTGGTCTTTAGATTTAATTTGTCGTCAAAAATTTATTCCTAGTATTGATGAGAAAAATAACTGTTTTTGGCAACCTTTATTAGATAGTAATATTGATCAGGGTCGATTAGCTCATTTTATACAATTAATGCCCTCTATTTGTCGTTGTTATGTAGAAAATGAAGACGATCCTAATATTCCTCAACAAAAGTTAATTTTAGAATTTTTAGCTACTATTTTAGATGCTCAAATAAGATGTTTATTAACAAATATTTCTACCCCTGTTAATAATGAATTAATGGTGCAAACTTGGTTAGAATCATTGAATAGTGAGGAAAAAAGTAAATGTCATTTATCTTCTTTAGATAATAAAAGACTACAAATGGCTTTTGATAATTGGACTTTACCGATTCAAGAAAACTTAATTTCTTCTGATTATCAATTGGTCAAAAAACAATATAGACTTTGTTTCAAATTACAGCCTCCTAGTGGGCAAAATCAAACAGATAATTACGATAATTGGAAACTAGATTATTATTTACAAGCGATAGATAATCCTGATTTTTTAATTCCTACCGAGCAAATTTGGTTACATCCTCACCCCCAATTAGAAATAGGCGATCGCATCATTGATAATCCTCAAGAAATCATTTTGAAGGGGTTAGGATTAGCGGCGAAATTCTATGAACCGATAGCGGAAAGTTTACAAGAATCAATGCCGAATTATTGCTCTTTAAATGCAATTTCTGCTTATCAATTTATTCGCAGTGCGGTATGGCAATTACAAGATAATGGATTAGGAATAATTTTACCCAATGGTTTAAATAGTGGTGTTGATGAAAAACGTTTGGGAGTAAAAATAGAAGCCAAAGTTAACCTTAAAAAAGGTGAAAGATTAAACTTAAATACTCTACTCAATTATAATTTGAAAGTTGCCGTAGGGGATAAAACTTTAACCAAAAAAGAGTTTCAAAATTTACTGGCACAAAAATCTCCTATTGTAGAAATTGACGGACAATGGTTAGCCTTACAACCCGCCGATGTCAAAGCCGCAGAAGACATTTTAAATAATACTGATTCTGGCACTAATTTAACCGTAGAAGATGCTTTGCGCTTGAGTAGCGGGAACAGTGAAACCATCGCCAAATTACCCGTTGTCGCCTTTGAAAGTAGCGGTGCTTTGGCAGATTTAATCAATAGTATTAATGACAATCAAAAAGTAGAAGTATTGAGTTCACCAAAAGATTTTCAAGGTACTTTGCGCCCTTATCAAGAATTAGGATTTAGCTGGTTATATTTTTTACAAAAATGGAATTTAGGCGGATGTTTAGCCGATGATATGGGATTAGGAAAAACGATACAATTAATTGCTTTTATCTTAACTTTAAAAGAGAAAAAAGAGCTAAATAAACCTAGTTTAATTGTTGCCCCAACTTCGGTTTTAAATAACTGGGCAAGGGAAATAAAAAAATTCGCTCCTTCTTTAAATGCCTTAATTCATCATGGGGATAATCGTAGTAAGGAAAAAGAGTTTGTTAAGACTAGCAAAAAATTAGATATTATCATCACCAGTTATTCTTTAGTTTATAGAGATTTTGATACGTTAAACTTAGTAGAATGGCAAGGAATTATTCTCGATGAGGCACAAAATATCAAAAATCCTCAAGCAAAACAAACTCAAGCAGTTCATGAATTAAATTCTGAATTTAGAATTGCTTTAACGGGTACACCTGTAGAAAATAGACTCTCAGAATTATGGTCAATTTTAGAGTTTTTAAACCCCGGTTATTTAGGGACACAACAATTTTTCCAACGGCGTTTTACCTTGCCTATTGAAAAATATGGGGATCAACATTCCTTACAAACCTTACGCTCTTTAGTACAACCTTTTATTTTGAGACGCTTAAAAACAGACAAAAATATTATTCAAGATTTACCTGAAAAACAGGAAATGAATGTCTATTGTGGATTATCTAGTGAACAAGCTCAATTATATCAAAATTTAGTGGATGAATCCTTAGAAAAAATTAACGAAACTACGGGAATTAAACGTCATGGTTTAGTATTAACTTTGCTGATGAAATTAAAGCAAGTTTGCAATCATCCTGCTCATTTATTAAAAGAAGAAAAGCTCAATTTTTCCTCTCGCTCTGGTAAATTGTTACGCCTAGAAGAGATGTTAGAAGAAGTTGTAGCAGAGGGCGATCGCAGCTTAATTTTTACTCAATTTGCAGAGTGGGGAAATCTATTACAACCCTATTTGCGTAAAAAGCTAGGGGTTGAAGTACTATTTTTATCTGGTAGTACCAAAACAGAAAAACGCCAAGAAATGGTCGATCGCTTCCAAAATGATCCTCAAGGGCCTCCGATATTTATACTATCATTAAAAGCAGGAGGAACAGGCTTAAATTTAACCAGAGCAAATCACGTTTTTCATTATGATAGATGGTGGAATCCTGCGGTGGAAAATCAGGCGACAGATAGAGCATATCGTATTGGACAAAAACAAAATGTTCAAGTGCATAAATTTGTTTGCAGTGGTACTTTGGAAGAAAAAATCAATGATATTTTGGAAAGTAAACAACAGTTAGCAGAACAAACAATTAATAGCGGAGAAGATTGGTTAACTAACCTTGATACCGATCAACTAAGAGAGTTGCTTATTCTGGAAAGAAGCGCAATTATTTAA
- a CDS encoding lipoyl protein ligase domain-containing protein, translating into MFLNQKPVWRLIPLFCASGKLQMAIDLWLLKQHKEKNHPPSLRFYTWNPPAISIGVSQKRHIPPHWQNLTYENQPLEIVKRPTGGRGVLHQGDLTYSVVTSYSQGTVTETYEEICQFLILGWKKLGLSLHLGKPKQKYLNSANCFSLATNADLMDDKGNKFIGSAQLRQGKYILQHGSMMLKCDRTTSLGDCTLYEQVFNSSPPQINIPSGLILPKIVNVLVEAAAECFQCRFEIQPLSVEEITEITETILI; encoded by the coding sequence ATGTTTCTTAATCAAAAACCTGTCTGGCGATTAATCCCCCTGTTTTGTGCTAGTGGGAAACTACAAATGGCGATCGACCTTTGGTTGCTTAAGCAACATAAAGAAAAAAATCATCCTCCATCTCTCCGGTTTTATACATGGAATCCTCCAGCTATTTCTATTGGGGTTAGCCAAAAAAGACATATTCCTCCCCATTGGCAAAATTTAACCTATGAAAATCAACCTTTAGAAATTGTTAAACGCCCCACAGGAGGCAGAGGGGTTTTACACCAAGGGGATTTAACCTATAGTGTTGTTACGTCTTATTCCCAAGGCACTGTCACAGAGACTTATGAGGAAATTTGTCAATTTCTGATTTTAGGTTGGAAAAAGTTGGGTTTATCTCTTCATTTAGGAAAGCCAAAACAAAAATACTTAAATTCAGCAAATTGTTTTTCCTTAGCTACTAATGCTGATTTAATGGATGATAAGGGTAATAAATTTATTGGAAGTGCTCAGTTAAGACAAGGAAAATATATATTGCAACATGGTTCAATGATGTTAAAATGCGATCGCACAACATCACTTGGCGATTGCACTCTATATGAGCAAGTATTTAATTCATCTCCGCCTCAAATCAATATACCCAGTGGCTTAATTTTGCCCAAAATAGTCAATGTTTTGGTAGAAGCCGCCGCCGAGTGTTTTCAATGTCGTTTTGAGATACAACCTCTTTCGGTAGAAGAAATTACAGAAATCACGGAGACAATTTTGATTTAG
- a CDS encoding argininosuccinate synthase, translating to MSRANKVVLAYSGGVDTSVCIPYLKNEWGVKEVITLAADLGQGEELAPIQEKALKCGAVESLVENATEEFVTNYAFPAIKANALYENRYPLSTALARPLIAKLLVEAAEKYGADAVAHGCTGKGNDQVRFDLGITALNPNLKILAPAREWGMSREETIAYGEKFGIESPVKKSSPYSIDRNLLGRSIEAGPLEDPMTEPPEEIYALTKSITDAPNEPQYVEITFEKGIPVAVDGEALSPVALITKLNEIAGNHGVGRLDMIENRVVGIKSREIYEAPALLVLIKAHEDLESLTLTSDVTHYKRAQIDLMYTRLVYEGLWYSPLKSALDAFIDQTQDRVSGVVRIKFFKGNATIVGRKSHYSLYSPDLSTYGSDDKFDHKAAEGFIYIWGLSSRVWAEKTRL from the coding sequence ATGAGTCGTGCCAATAAAGTAGTTTTAGCTTATTCTGGAGGGGTTGACACCTCCGTCTGTATTCCCTACCTCAAAAACGAATGGGGTGTAAAAGAAGTTATCACCCTAGCGGCAGATTTAGGGCAAGGAGAAGAATTAGCTCCTATTCAAGAAAAAGCCCTCAAATGTGGTGCTGTTGAGTCTTTAGTTGAAAACGCAACGGAAGAGTTTGTCACTAATTATGCTTTCCCTGCCATTAAAGCTAATGCTTTATACGAAAATCGTTATCCTCTATCTACTGCTTTAGCTCGTCCTTTAATTGCAAAATTATTAGTCGAGGCGGCTGAAAAATATGGAGCGGATGCTGTTGCTCATGGTTGCACAGGAAAAGGAAATGATCAAGTCAGATTTGACTTAGGAATTACTGCTTTAAATCCTAATTTGAAAATTTTAGCCCCTGCTAGAGAGTGGGGAATGAGTAGAGAAGAAACTATTGCCTATGGAGAAAAATTTGGTATTGAGTCTCCTGTCAAAAAATCTTCTCCCTATAGCATCGATCGCAACTTATTAGGACGTAGTATAGAAGCAGGACCTTTAGAAGATCCGATGACAGAACCCCCAGAAGAAATTTATGCTTTAACTAAATCTATTACTGATGCCCCTAATGAGCCTCAATATGTAGAAATTACTTTTGAAAAGGGTATTCCCGTAGCGGTAGATGGAGAAGCCTTATCCCCTGTGGCACTGATTACTAAATTGAATGAAATTGCTGGTAATCACGGTGTTGGCAGATTGGATATGATTGAAAATAGAGTTGTGGGTATCAAGTCGAGAGAAATTTATGAAGCCCCTGCATTGTTGGTCTTAATTAAAGCCCATGAAGATTTAGAAAGCCTCACTTTAACCAGCGATGTTACCCATTATAAACGAGCTCAAATTGACTTAATGTACACCCGTTTGGTTTATGAGGGTTTATGGTATAGCCCTTTAAAATCTGCTTTAGATGCTTTTATTGACCAAACTCAAGACAGAGTAAGCGGCGTTGTGAGAATTAAATTTTTCAAAGGTAATGCTACCATTGTGGGCAGAAAATCTCATTATTCTCTTTATAGTCCTGATTTGTCAACCTATGGTAGTGACGACAAATTTGACCATAAAGCCGCCGAGGGATTCATTTATATTTGGGGATTGTCCTCCCGTGTTTGGGCGGAAAAAACCAGACTTTAA
- a CDS encoding serine/threonine-protein kinase gives MILSYCLNPDCSLPQNPSNLKICQNCGGDLILHGRYRAVKKIGKGGFGATFLSIDLSLPGNPLCVVKQLRPSANDPDAFEMALDLFEREAKTLGKLDHPQIPRLLDYFEQDKRFYLVQNWVKGKTLQQEVKKDGIFSETKVKKFLLEVLEILKYIHSLKIIHRDIKPANIIRREQDGRLVLIDFGAVKDQVNSHLAKTYGQTALTEFAVGTMGFAPPEQLAMRPFYASDIYALGATCLYLMSAKSPKDFPIDELTGELAWQREIKVSKSFEKVLSRMLEMNLRDRYKSADEVIKDLDIMPYAKELEEGMLNAQGKDKKEIEEKDNTSQNTHLSATSRLAMAIRARKSRQGKSKYITQVNPRTVLNAYLNGRRDFNGQNFNQLNFAQGEIPDINFRNCQLIRVNFEEANLEGANFYCANLAGARFFKANLTRVYFFKADLQSADLRNANLKSANLEGANLEGTNLCGANLTDANITEEQIQQSQTNWATIFPDGKRHIW, from the coding sequence ATGATTCTGAGTTATTGCCTAAATCCCGATTGTTCTCTGCCACAAAACCCATCTAATTTAAAGATTTGTCAAAATTGTGGTGGCGATTTAATTTTACATGGGCGTTATCGTGCGGTTAAGAAAATTGGTAAGGGTGGATTTGGGGCAACTTTTTTGAGTATAGATTTATCTCTGCCGGGTAATCCCCTATGTGTAGTGAAGCAATTAAGACCTTCTGCGAATGACCCTGATGCTTTTGAGATGGCATTAGATTTGTTTGAGAGAGAAGCAAAAACTTTAGGAAAATTAGATCATCCTCAAATACCTAGATTGTTGGATTACTTTGAACAAGATAAGAGATTTTATTTAGTACAAAATTGGGTCAAGGGTAAGACGTTGCAACAAGAGGTGAAAAAAGATGGGATTTTTAGTGAAACCAAGGTGAAAAAATTTTTGTTGGAAGTTTTAGAGATACTTAAATATATTCATTCTTTAAAGATTATTCATCGAGATATTAAACCCGCAAATATTATTCGTCGTGAGCAGGATGGGAGACTTGTTTTAATCGATTTTGGAGCGGTAAAGGATCAAGTTAATAGTCATTTAGCTAAAACTTATGGACAAACGGCTTTAACGGAATTTGCTGTGGGTACAATGGGATTTGCCCCTCCTGAACAATTAGCAATGCGTCCTTTTTATGCTAGTGATATTTATGCTTTGGGGGCAACGTGTCTTTATCTGATGAGTGCGAAGTCTCCAAAAGATTTTCCCATTGATGAGTTAACGGGAGAATTAGCTTGGCAGAGAGAAATAAAGGTAAGTAAAAGTTTTGAAAAAGTCCTTTCTCGAATGTTAGAAATGAATTTGCGCGATCGCTATAAGTCGGCGGATGAGGTAATTAAGGATTTAGATATAATGCCCTATGCAAAGGAATTAGAGGAAGGAATGTTGAATGCTCAAGGGAAAGATAAAAAAGAAATAGAGGAAAAAGATAATACATCCCAAAATACTCATTTATCAGCAACTTCTCGTTTAGCCATGGCAATTAGAGCGAGAAAATCTCGTCAGGGAAAAAGTAAGTATATAACTCAGGTTAACCCTCGTACTGTTTTAAATGCGTATCTCAATGGGAGAAGGGATTTTAATGGACAAAATTTCAATCAATTGAATTTTGCTCAAGGGGAAATACCTGATATTAATTTTCGTAACTGTCAGTTAATTAGAGTAAATTTTGAAGAGGCTAATTTAGAAGGAGCTAATTTTTATTGTGCGAATTTAGCAGGAGCAAGATTTTTTAAAGCCAATCTAACTAGAGTTTATTTTTTTAAAGCTGATTTACAATCAGCCGATTTGCGCAATGCTAATTTAAAATCTGCTAATTTGGAAGGTGCTAATTTGGAAGGAACTAATCTTTGCGGTGCAAACTTAACGGACGCAAATATAACAGAGGAACAAATACAACAAAGTCAAACTAATTGGGCTACCATATTTCCAGATGGTAAGAGACATATCTGGTAA
- a CDS encoding RNA-guided endonuclease InsQ/TnpB family protein: protein MKQRYNYRIHPTSQQEQLLAQLFGCCRVVYNDGVALCQQIYKEGGKKPSNSELQKLLITQAKKTEKREWLSKVSAIPLQQSLNDFNIAYQNFFNSCQGKRKGKKVKPPKFKSRKSNQSARFTRGGFKVGQHKIKLAKIGKVKIIWSRKLPNPPSSATVIKDSASRYFISFVVETIPEKLPDNGQSVGIDLGIETFATLSNGQKIKSSKPLKKYQRKLRRCQRNLSRKKKGSKRDEKARKRVAKVHSKIKDTRTDFLHKLSTDIIRENQTIVLEDLNVSAMVKNRKLSKAISDLGWGTFRTLLEAKSVMYGREFIVIDRWIPTSQVCSNCGFNGGKKELNIREWTCINCGVVHDRDINASKNILVAGGHSETLNGRGAGRKTSIKLAVGDEASTHREIRFKHLSLFQ, encoded by the coding sequence ATGAAACAACGATATAACTATAGAATTCATCCTACGTCACAGCAAGAACAGTTGTTAGCTCAACTGTTTGGTTGTTGTCGTGTGGTTTATAATGATGGGGTAGCGTTGTGTCAGCAAATCTATAAAGAAGGAGGTAAAAAACCAAGTAATAGTGAACTTCAAAAACTGTTAATCACCCAAGCCAAGAAAACTGAAAAAAGAGAATGGTTGTCAAAGGTTAGTGCAATCCCTTTGCAACAATCACTAAATGATTTTAACATCGCCTATCAGAACTTTTTTAATTCCTGTCAGGGAAAAAGAAAGGGAAAAAAAGTAAAACCGCCTAAGTTTAAGTCGAGAAAATCAAATCAATCAGCACGGTTCACTCGTGGTGGTTTTAAAGTTGGGCAACATAAAATTAAGTTGGCAAAAATAGGTAAAGTAAAAATTATCTGGTCAAGAAAATTGCCTAACCCACCATCATCGGCAACAGTGATCAAAGATTCTGCCAGTCGGTATTTTATTTCTTTTGTGGTGGAGACAATCCCTGAAAAATTGCCTGACAATGGTCAAAGTGTGGGGATTGATTTAGGAATTGAAACTTTTGCAACTCTAAGCAATGGGCAAAAGATAAAATCTTCTAAACCATTAAAGAAATATCAAAGGAAACTGAGACGTTGCCAGAGAAATTTAAGTAGAAAGAAAAAAGGGAGTAAAAGAGATGAAAAGGCAAGAAAAAGAGTAGCTAAAGTTCACAGTAAAATAAAAGACACTCGCACTGATTTTCTACATAAATTGTCAACGGATATTATTCGTGAAAACCAAACGATAGTATTAGAAGATTTGAACGTCAGTGCCATGGTAAAAAACCGTAAATTAAGTAAAGCAATTAGCGATCTGGGATGGGGTACATTTAGGACTCTGCTAGAAGCAAAATCTGTAATGTATGGTAGAGAGTTTATTGTGATTGATCGGTGGATACCAACATCTCAAGTATGTTCTAATTGTGGATTTAATGGCGGTAAAAAAGAATTAAATATAAGAGAATGGACTTGCATTAATTGCGGTGTAGTGCATGATCGTGATATTAATGCAAGTAAAAATATCTTAGTCGCTGGAGGGCATTCAGAGACTTTAAACGGACGTGGAGCAGGGCGTAAGACTAGCATAAAGTTAGCAGTAGGCGATGAAGCGTCAACCCACCGAGAGATTAGATTTAAGCACTTAAGTCTATTCCAGTAG
- a CDS encoding endonuclease MutS2 has translation MIEKETLKLLEWQRLCQHLSTFASTKLGAIASQNLTIPSTLAHTRLLLAQTQEVVTLETDINCNWSFQGIHDVGDGIERAKMGGMLSGEELLNLATTLAGVRKLRRIIDDKNDLITLQELVANIRTFPELEQEIHYCIDDRGEITERASPQLAEIRQKIKSLRSKIQQTLQGIIQRYGNALQELVITQRGDRFVLPVKADHSGIITGIVHDTSSTGSTLYVEPKAVVELGNKLQTSRNQEKREEEKILRALSEKVAENWQDLEELLAVATTLDLATARARYSLWLDAYPPEFVDFADGESITLRQVRHPLLVWQERHEEGSQVIPIDVRISPETRVVAITGPNTGGKTVTLKTIGMVALMAKVGLFIPAKSPARIPWFNNVLADIGDEQSLQQSLSTFSGHIRRIVRILDEIKENNSLVLLDEVGAGTDPNEGTAIAISILKYLASNNLLTIATTHYGELKSLKYSDSRFENASVEFDDVSLQPTYRLLWGIPGRSNAITIAQRLGLNDDIVAEAKELVGGFSADVNELISALEKQRKEQEDKHQQAQDLLTKTELFYQQVEAKAISLQARERDLKKEQEQEVHKLLLDAKSQINQVIKGLKQKGSPTAQDAHQATENLGKIGDRFLTPIQKSKSKSSYKPKVGERVRILSIGQVAEVLGVDDSNEQISARFGLMKMVIPFSDLESLDGKRWEKPETPVKEKPPVTPGKNPVKTETKSPPTAIRTSRNSVDIRGKRVHLAYPILEKAIASATDMGTVWIVHGKGTGSLRQGVHEFLDSHPQVSHYELAPQKEGGAGVTVAYLN, from the coding sequence TTGATTGAAAAAGAGACTTTAAAACTACTAGAATGGCAAAGGTTATGTCAACATCTTTCCACTTTTGCCTCAACAAAGTTAGGTGCGATCGCATCTCAAAATTTAACCATTCCTTCTACCCTTGCTCACACGAGGTTATTATTAGCACAGACTCAAGAAGTTGTCACATTAGAAACAGATATTAACTGTAATTGGTCTTTTCAGGGTATTCATGACGTGGGTGATGGTATTGAAAGGGCAAAAATGGGCGGTATGTTATCAGGGGAGGAGTTGCTCAATTTAGCGACAACTTTGGCAGGGGTGCGTAAATTAAGAAGAATTATTGATGATAAAAATGACTTAATTACTCTCCAAGAATTAGTTGCGAATATTCGAACTTTTCCTGAATTAGAACAAGAAATTCATTATTGTATAGATGATAGGGGCGAAATCACAGAAAGAGCAAGTCCTCAGTTAGCAGAAATTAGACAAAAAATAAAGTCCTTACGCAGTAAAATTCAACAAACTTTACAAGGTATTATTCAACGTTATGGCAATGCCTTACAAGAATTAGTCATCACCCAAAGGGGCGATCGCTTCGTGCTACCAGTGAAAGCGGATCATAGTGGTATAATTACCGGTATTGTCCATGATACTTCTAGCACAGGCTCAACTTTATACGTTGAACCGAAAGCGGTGGTTGAATTGGGAAATAAGCTACAAACTAGCCGTAATCAAGAAAAAAGAGAAGAAGAAAAGATATTAAGAGCTTTATCGGAGAAAGTAGCCGAAAATTGGCAAGACTTAGAAGAATTACTCGCTGTGGCAACCACTTTGGATTTAGCAACCGCAAGGGCAAGATATAGCCTATGGTTAGATGCTTATCCCCCTGAGTTTGTGGATTTTGCTGACGGAGAAAGCATCACTTTAAGACAGGTTAGACATCCTCTATTAGTGTGGCAAGAAAGACACGAAGAAGGAAGTCAAGTAATTCCCATTGATGTCCGTATTTCCCCAGAAACAAGGGTTGTCGCCATTACAGGACCGAATACAGGGGGTAAAACTGTCACATTGAAAACCATCGGTATGGTGGCGTTAATGGCAAAAGTAGGTTTATTTATTCCTGCAAAATCCCCCGCAAGAATTCCTTGGTTTAATAATGTTTTAGCCGATATTGGTGATGAGCAGTCCTTACAACAAAGTTTATCTACTTTTTCAGGGCATATTCGTCGTATTGTCCGTATTTTAGATGAAATTAAAGAAAATAACTCGTTAGTATTGTTAGATGAAGTTGGAGCTGGTACAGATCCCAATGAAGGAACTGCGATCGCAATTTCTATTTTGAAATATTTAGCTAGTAATAACCTCTTAACCATCGCCACTACCCACTATGGGGAGTTAAAAAGCCTGAAATATAGCGATTCCCGCTTTGAGAATGCGTCAGTGGAATTTGACGATGTGAGTTTACAGCCTACCTATCGTTTATTATGGGGCATTCCGGGGCGCTCTAATGCCATTACTATCGCTCAAAGATTGGGGTTAAATGATGACATTGTTGCCGAAGCAAAAGAATTAGTCGGAGGCTTTTCTGCGGATGTCAATGAATTGATTTCTGCCTTAGAAAAACAGAGGAAAGAGCAAGAAGATAAGCATCAACAGGCACAGGATTTGTTAACCAAAACGGAGTTATTCTATCAACAGGTAGAAGCAAAAGCTATCTCTTTACAGGCAAGAGAGAGAGATTTAAAGAAAGAACAAGAACAAGAAGTTCATAAGCTCTTATTAGACGCTAAAAGCCAAATTAACCAAGTTATTAAGGGGTTAAAACAAAAAGGAAGTCCCACCGCCCAAGATGCACACCAAGCAACGGAAAATTTAGGGAAAATTGGCGATCGCTTTTTGACTCCTATTCAAAAAAGTAAGTCCAAATCTAGTTATAAACCCAAAGTGGGAGAAAGGGTCAGAATTTTGAGTATTGGGCAGGTAGCGGAAGTGTTGGGGGTAGATGACAGCAACGAGCAAATCAGCGCCCGTTTTGGCTTAATGAAAATGGTTATCCCCTTCTCTGATTTAGAATCCCTTGACGGTAAACGATGGGAAAAACCTGAAACTCCCGTTAAAGAAAAACCCCCCGTTACCCCTGGGAAAAATCCTGTCAAAACGGAGACGAAAAGCCCCCCTACAGCTATACGCACTTCCCGCAACAGTGTTGATATTCGAGGTAAAAGAGTACATTTAGCCTATCCTATCTTAGAAAAAGCGATCGCATCTGCAACGGACATGGGTACAGTGTGGATTGTGCATGGTAAGGGGACAGGAAGCCTACGACAAGGGGTACACGAATTTTTAGATAGTCATCCCCAAGTGAGTCATTATGAACTAGCACCCCAAAAAGAAGGAGGGGCAGGGGTTACGGTTGCTTATTTGAATTAA
- a CDS encoding HupE/UreJ family protein — protein MKKSLSINSRLILSTILLLLIATPAYAHHAMGGETPNSFLAGLISGLAHPIIGLDHLAFVIGVGFLASFFSWGMTIPLSFVLTSILGTVVHLMNIDLPLPELIISLSVFVTGILLTRDRILPQFVVISLAVVAGIFHGYAYGESIIGAQTTPLISYLAGFAITQSFISFTAYQLGKYWQKNSSSALNLKFVGYLICGMGIIFTAGFFGV, from the coding sequence ATGAAGAAAAGTTTATCAATAAACAGTAGATTAATTCTATCGACAATTTTACTTCTATTAATTGCAACTCCTGCATATGCTCACCATGCGATGGGAGGAGAAACACCCAATAGTTTTCTTGCTGGATTGATTTCAGGTTTGGCTCATCCTATTATTGGTTTAGATCATTTAGCCTTTGTGATAGGGGTAGGATTTTTGGCTAGTTTCTTTTCTTGGGGTATGACAATACCTTTAAGTTTTGTTTTAACTTCCATTTTGGGTACAGTTGTACATTTAATGAACATTGATTTACCCTTGCCAGAATTAATTATTTCTCTATCTGTTTTTGTGACAGGTATTCTTTTAACCAGAGACAGAATTTTACCTCAATTTGTGGTGATAAGTTTAGCTGTGGTTGCAGGTATTTTTCATGGTTACGCCTACGGAGAAAGTATTATTGGGGCGCAAACAACTCCCTTAATATCTTATTTAGCAGGTTTTGCTATTACTCAAAGTTTTATCAGTTTCACGGCTTATCAATTAGGAAAATATTGGCAAAAGAATTCTTCATCTGCCTTGAATCTCAAATTTGTAGGTTATCTTATCTGCGGTATGGGTATTATTTTTACTGCCGGATTTTTCGGTGTATAA